The Hevea brasiliensis isolate MT/VB/25A 57/8 chromosome 9, ASM3005281v1, whole genome shotgun sequence nucleotide sequence tatgaaatgtcgtggtgtacaacacggcatatatttgaattttgggccatgagataaactgtgtgaattgttggcaacgccctttaaattatgcataatttgataaattgtgattgaaatgaataAATTGTCAGTgaatcaaaatatttttgtattatttcggaatttaaaagaattttaaataaataattactattttaTGAAAATgacattcaaatgaataatttacataaaaggaaatattgatttttgaatgttatggattttgaagaatttagaaattttaaattctttttaattatgaattgttaaaaataatttgtattaagttttaaattattagtttgcgcaccaatgagttcaccactcagcgatagctttgtatgctatcgcagatatagagactagaggagcagcagattgagctgctgaggacaggagagctacctgcttgaagttatcgggtataatttataccatgactataaatattcattttgatatatgtattgcacgtaattgtatggacatgtaaaatcggtcttgagtagcttgtacaaagtttgcataaagttgtaataaattttagtttggattttcttaaagtAAGtttctagtatgatgtatatataaactattttgtcattaataaaatatgattggtagaattttattttaaattgaatgaaattcattaatagtattttgataattgttggatattggaaatggtgaatttgaattttggaagttgataaatgtgttgaaattgattgagatgattgtgactttTGAAGAAGAAGTTGagaaaaaattattggaagtgcttttttttttcgggtatttgaagaactgttttctcaaaatacaaacggaactatggcaaaatttttataaaatttgcggaaaaataaaatggactaaaaatattaactagttttaattttaattaaatgttttaaatacctattagaaaatgctcaccacttatcaaaaataagaaaattgttttaaaatcccttgtaggatacttaatgagttatcggtggatgaagtgcggtagttcattaggtattttacggaatcatgttatgccttacaaaggggtaaggtgtgacaatgaaaGATATAGAGATAGacaatgagagattgtttctttCATATCTCACTCTTCGTCTATCCCTCTCCTTTTTTCatgtattatttatatattttttgtatattattaaaacaataatggcataaatagaattttataaaattataaagacttctttatatataattataatatttaaggaataatttataaaatatatgaataattttgtaattaactaaaatttttaagaaccttaaaataattaatttgtactttaacaatttaaatttaaaaattttaaatttaatgaaactcatatttaaaaaaaataataattaaattgttaataaaataaaatttcaattactaaatcatcaataaaataaaatttcagtgattaaattattttcatattgaaaataaaaataaaaatattttaataaattttattaaaattaacagtaatttaataaaattttaatagtaaaaattaagttataaattttattaaatcttaatgactaaattataatttatatatattaataattatctcatattataatttaaaattaaaatctcaCATTTTTAGAAACAGACTTTTATATTACTAAATTAAAAATCTATTCACAGATATACCGTAAATTTTAATATTGAATAAGTGCaatagttctttttttttttttttttttaatgaacaaTTGTACAATGAGGACGCCTGGAGCAACAATGTACATGAAAGGCAACAAAAGCTCCTGCCGAACTGAACGCGGAGAGGTTCATGCTGATGTTCGAGAGAGGGAAGGGAATAAGGGAGGGAGAGATGTAGTATATGGAAGACGACAACTTTGGGTTCACAAACAGTTAATTTTAAcgttgatttttttttatgtgataatcatatatatttttatgttaatttaaaataattttataatttagaagttaatttaaatcaaaattttaatttgatcaaaaatttaaattaaataatatttttgattaAAATATGAGTGATGAAATCTAAGTAGTTCAGTCTATTCCCTAATTAAAgttttacaaaataatttttttttctactgtcaaaaataaaaaaaataccaaTTATTGCTATGATTTCTATTCAAATTATTTTTgaacataaatttttaattatttatatttatatttttttatgaaaagatTATAATGTATTTACATTATGGCTTTTATTAATAAAGCTATTTCGAATTGACATTGAGGTTATATACAATACCCTGCCGACAATTTATGAGCATAGTGTTCGGCTTTGGCGTGCCTTCTAAAATACGTGGAATTACTTTTATCTTTTGTGCATATTATACCAAGATAAGCttagattaaaaaaatttaatcttaaaattaagaaattaaattttttaatttataattaaaattaaaaatttaagaaatttaatccataaattttaatttttaaactagattaaatttaaattaaaaattttaaattaatttaaataaaaaataaaataagttaaaattttctcaacattttggCAATGTGCAACACTGGACAGCAtaagattctttttttttttaatatattttttcctTGACTAATAAAAGATTCTATTTTTCGCAATTTGtttcatatattttaaaataataccaactatttaaaatttttaatattatagtaagtttattcatttaaataaatttattttaaaataaagttGAAAGTGGATTGATTCCATCACCCACCACTAAAGGGAGAGAGACGGCAGCTTTTGTTTTGCGAATTCATCGGCTTCCTCGCCGAAACATAAAATCCGATTTTCGAATCCATCGCTCTCTCTATCTCGCTCCCCAATTCTCGGCTTATCTCGGGTTCTCCCAGTTAACAAAATTGTCCATCGATCACTTCCCTCTCTCTCCCCTACTTCTCTCAGCTCGCTCCAGGTACTTTCCCTGTCTGTTTTGTCAATTTTATAGCTCGGAGACCTGGTATTCTGAATGATCCGTGCATATTCCTGGTTTGatctttttattttcttgtgtACTTTTCTTGGATTTGGTTTTGCGATATAATTGTAATGCCTAGTTTTTATGGAATTGCGTGGTTGAAGTGTTTCATTGGTTGGTGTTTTCTCATTGGTTAATTGTAGTAATTTTTGTTTTTTCAAATTAAGTTTTTTATTGTCATAAATCTTGCTTTATACTAAAGGAAAGAACCCTTTTCCCATTTTTTGAAGGGAAACATTGATAAGGAATAAAATTGCGACTTCCATAGAGAAAGGAGGACAATTGTGGCCAAACAGTCCGTATTCTGTTAACAAGATCATATTAAGTATTACTATCTGCCATATTAGCCAGTCTGACGTTTAATCTTACGAAATTCTTTATTTCTTATGCTGTTACAGCTTGAATTGATCAATAATAGTGATTCAATTTTTTTGTGATGGTTTATTTGAAGATCACATTATTAATGATTTATATGACACCAATATGCTTTGGTGATAACTATTTAGTTGGATGACATTTCTTTTTGTAGGTGATCATAATTGTACAACCAAATAGAAAAGAGGGATTTCGCACtaaaaacgggagagagagggtACTGGTTCGCAGAGGCAATTGAACTTCTGCGAGCTTATAGTCTTCTCTTGTTCTCCATTTATTTGTTCGAGACAATACATCTTGATGCCAATACACTGCGGCATTGAGTTTTGTTGGTGAGATTGGAGAATTCTTTTGGAGGGCATTCTGTGAAAGAAAGGGATTGGAGCTGGCACTATGGGTTCTGTTTGCTGTTGTTTGCATGTTGAGGATTTTGAGGATTATATGAATCCTAACAGTTCTGTATATAGAAATTGCATGTGTCTCAGTTGCTTTGTACAGAATTTTCTTCATGTGGTATGTTTTATTATTCTTCCTATCACCTCCCAAATAAAAAGTCATCTAAATTTTTCTAATGATGTCTTATGCTTGTAATATTACTGGTTTATATTACCCTCGACTAAGAATGTGATTGAAACCATCAAGAATATATTTTTGTATGCATGCAGGGGTGACCATTTATTCAACACCTGTTTAATTGTTTGCGGTAACATGATATGAAATACAATGTGCCTGAAGGTATATCTGCTGAATGTTACAATAGGACATTGCCTTCTTTTGTTTGTTCTTTGGCCTAATGAAGATCAGGAAGAAAAATGTATGAGATTTGTTAAAGAAGGGGAATGTTACAGCTTTAGAGGATGTTTGATTGCATTGTTCTATGTGATCTACTTGGTTCTAGCTCATTGAGCTGGGCCTGGAATAGAAATGCCTGTTTTTTCTTTTTAGCAGGTAATATAGTCTTTGCTGGATTTGAGGCCTGGACACCTCTGTTTTGCTTTGGCGTTTTCCATGGTAGTAGTGCAGTGCATGGTAAACGTTTTTGCAGCAAATGAAGGGGCATTTGATAGCTTATCCTAATTCCAGAGCATCCATCAGCTTCCCGTAGTCTTCATGTGTGGctgaattatattttatataatggtCCAAGTCAATTGTAGAGTATTAATTTTGTGAAGAATCAATAGTTAATTCTTTTGCTTTACATGGTTAGAAAAAGATAGTTATGCGGAATTACTGGGTTGATTTGTGTGGACTTTGAACTTGTGTACATATTTAACTGTGAGACGTTCTTTTCCCccctctttatttatttatttactttatttatttatttattttataatgttCACGCTGATGGAGTTCCAACCATTATCTATCTTTTTCATTTtggttttttctttatttgtagtaTTCCTCATTATTTGGAAGAGGGGAAGTGCATTCTGTCCCCTCATCCATTCAGGGGACAGCTTCTATGACTTCTGCATCACTTGACAACTCTCTCTCTGACATGTACCGATCTCCTCCAAGGCCCTTACCTTATGATGCCGATCCCAGATATTTTCGCTTGCAGCGTGATGGTCTGGTTTCAAGACGTGAGAAGGGCTCAAGTCATTCACATGAGGAATCAGAACCGTTAAGAAGTGAAAATGATGCCGATTCTGATTCCTTGAGCACAGCAGACAAATGGTCTGCATCTGCTTGTGAAGAAGGATCCAAAGAACAGCGTGCTAGATCCTCACTGAAGTTTTCATCAGCGAAAACTGTTGGGATTGGATACATTTATTCATCCTCAGAAGATGAGGATGTCTGTCCAACCTGCCTTGAAGGTAAAGTTTGTAATCTAGCTACAACTGGCCTTGCAGCCACCATGCCATCCCATGTGTTGTCCTCCCCCTTTCCCTCGCCGCCCAAACCCCCCCCCCACCTCCCAAACTGACAACACACATGGCTACTCACCCTGGGTACTTAATGAGATAGAATTTTGGATAACTATGATTCTCCCTGAGGATGTCTACCATTGTAATTAGCTCTAAGTTAACCTGCCACCATATTTTTAGTAAAAAGAAGATGCACTGAACCTCTCACCAATAAAGTTTAGCCAGTTATTAGCAATGTCTGCCAATTCATTCAAAACCAAAACTCAGGTCATTCATTAGCGTGAATTGAAACAAAAACTTTCAAAGTTATGATCATGGCAAAGTTATGCTCCACCAAAATGATCTTAAACTTCAGACACTGAAAAATTTTCCTATCCTTGTTCCCATGCATATGAGAAAAGGCAAAGTTTGTGCAGTTTTCTAATAAGTTGAACATGAAAGGCAGATGAATGAGGAGCTAGGTTCCTGATAATTTTTATGTTTCTCCTCTAATCTAGTTCTGATAATTTTTATGTTTCTCCTCTAATCTAGTTATCTTCCCTCCCAATAATCGAGGGCAgtcttattattaaaaaaaaaagggatccAATAAAAACATACAACATTGGTAATTTAGAAGCAGCTTCAATAAAAAGCACAACCTTGGCCGTGATAGGAAAATTAAGAAGTCAACCTTGAAATCTAGTGTTGTACTCTTTGGGGGTGTAATGCTTGTTGATATCAATTGTTGAAATATGTTAAGAAATTTGCTTTCACAGATTGGAGAGAGTGAATTTTAGGTTGTCACTGTTTGAAACTCTCCTTTCCATTGCATGTGCAGAATATACACCAGAGAACCCCAAAATAGTGACTAAATGCTCCCACCATTTCCACCTTGGTTGTATTTATGAATGGATGGAAAGAAGTGACAGCTGCCCAGTCTGTGGCAAGGTAACTCTGGCTTTATCTTTTGTAAGCTTGCTTGTTCAGTTTTAAGTTTCATCTAGCGCATACACATAATTAGTGTAAAGTCCAAGAACTTTTAATGATGTTTCATTCTATCCTGCCTAAAACTAATTGTACCGATATTCTTCTCATTTTTCATTTTGTTTAGAATCCTATTTTTGTATTTCTTCCAATTTTCTAATCATGTTAGTTAGTATGTAGTCCTTAAGTTTGAATCACAAGCATTTGTATTTTTGGGGTTCCAATGTACAAACAGACATTGGTCAATCCAACTTAAAAAAagaggggtcaattgacccctctTTTTGTTAAACTATTTCATatcaataaatataatatttttttttttaaattgacccCTATTCccctcataaatttaattattgaaccctcTTTTTgacaaacataaaaataaattgttCATTTGTACGACTTGCTTGAATGTAGTAGCTCTTTTTTTCACATGAAAATATTGGTTAGATTGACTTAATTTTATTCtactaaatttttagatattaaagTCTGAATACTTGAAAatcaatttgaaaattttatttttgatatgcAAATTTTTTATATGTTGaccctagaaaatttttttttctagatCCGCCACTGGAAATGGTGATACTGATTTCTTTATGAACATAAATGCGTATGCCTTGCTTAATAAGCTATGGACTCCACATATTTTAACGGAGTGCATCTTTGATTGCTTCAGCTTATGTGCACAGTTTAATATCATTTTCATTTATTCTCAACTCGTCTATAACTCAAAACTAAATTTCTTAACTTCAACTAATGGGATCACTTACAAAATTATTTCGTGCCATTTCCTGTATGTGGAGCTAAATAAGTCTTGTTGTTAAATTTGGATGACGTGTCCAGTTCAAATGATCAACTTGGAGTTTTTCAGGTACTATAGGAGTTGACTCCATACATCATAGTTCTCTGTTATCTGTTatattttcaatttcaaattccTTACTTCACTCTTTATTGCATGTAAAATTTGGGGGTATGAATTTCTCTCTGCTCCCCTTTTGGGGTATAGAGGAAATGTTGTGTTGTGGTTGAGGTTTATGGAAGACAATGTTTTTCTGTATCTGGTTTGTTGGTGAAACATTCTGAAAGTTTGTTGACTGTTCGTTTTGCACAATGAAGACATCCACATGCACAAGCACAAACATTTTCTGATTAGGCATTGTGTTCACTAGTACACAAAAAAGAAAATTGATGATTTCCTTTATGGGTGCATCATTATGATTTGCAGTTTTATTAGAGATTAGTCACGGAAAAAATAATTTCTTGTGCTACAATTTTGTGATACTGTGCTTTAATTTTGTATACTTAAATCATTTTTGTGAGAAATTTGCTTCGTTTGGGGTTGTGTTATGCATCACTTTAATTGCATCTGAAGACTTTTGGCGTAGTACATGGAGTAAATCCATGTGGAAAATATAGAGGACCTGCAAGGTCTGCCCCTCATTGATATGAAGAAGTTCTAATTTTCCATTAGAAAGATCTTCATTTTGGCAGGCCAATCCGTACTGAGGGCAGCTGGACATTTGTTGATATATTATGGAGTTAGATTGGGTGTATGTTAATTTGTGTCCACTGGAGTCTGGACCTTTCTTGTTACACAGatgttataaataatatatactgTATTTAACTAGTACCTTTTGGTATTTTCACACCTATGCAGGTGACCAAGTTGCATCTTGTTGGTGTTGTGTTAATATTGTTGTTC carries:
- the LOC110648231 gene encoding E3 ubiquitin-protein ligase At3g02290, with product MGSVCCCLHVEDFEDYMNPNSSVYRNCMCLSCFVQNFLHVYSSLFGRGEVHSVPSSIQGTASMTSASLDNSLSDMYRSPPRPLPYDADPRYFRLQRDGLVSRREKGSSHSHEESEPLRSENDADSDSLSTADKWSASACEEGSKEQRARSSLKFSSAKTVGIGYIYSSSEDEDVCPTCLEEYTPENPKIVTKCSHHFHLGCIYEWMERSDSCPVCGKVMVFDETT